The Lineus longissimus chromosome 2, tnLinLong1.2, whole genome shotgun sequence genome window below encodes:
- the LOC135499513 gene encoding uncharacterized protein LOC135499513, producing the protein MTNYSHVYTQGCHHVAFKTVTAIFFIFSSFIGDGFAQDLVGGLENIGVGYDLLKGNPDDGALNKGGVDPGIHLAHKIYKMTFKEGKTSVGKKVPDQTIYVPDTSCATKATNDMYYGTKSYQKKLGADVEVSASFGIPALASAEFSASAGYKKEESNSKIEKNVFMESWKICNYGSARYRDELNAKYDLTDGVIADGCKLGTGKSDDSHKNFISKWGTHIIIEAKLGTKNMERTKTSLGEVVSFAMKDVSGGVSAGGSYQGVGASLSVSASKLTKNAKFSSFAKGKKETLNRGSKDRPAPISMKLIGIHSIFVPHFWKNAPCKPSDATITKIQANVKKALENYNIFLNVFPPTEDKNNLRVALTWPKGRYVLPETNKGCPQTSWAKGSRVQDTGNKNMFPSNNHWPTGTLSKAQITQSFCTKSNTKGTLLWPAGSYCIIKAKALSCPEGFDEGSISWDDKGSLSDNTAKIKGQMPSGDFGKNTKVDYCCREDSLASKAIFLPTDSPFYLMAKSNNCQKVDNLKVTPEVIQWDEESLMNKSDRSGSYPYDASVNAKGKHHKLTFCYYGKY; encoded by the exons ATGACAAACTATTCACACGTATATACCCAGGGCTGCCatcatgtagcctttaaaacTGTTACCGccatatttttcatattttcatctttcattGGTGATGGATTTGCTCAGGACTTGGTTGGAGGATTAGAAAATATCGGAGTCGGTTATGATTTACTGAAGGGTAACCCCGATGACGGGGCCCTTAACAAGGGAGGAGTCGACCCCGGCATTCATCTGGCGCATAAGATATATAAGATGACATTCAAAGAAGGGAAAACGAGTGTGGG TAAAAAGGTGCCCGACCAAACTATTTACGTTCCCGACACGAGCTGTGCGACTAAGGCGACAAACGATATGTATTACGGGACGAAGAGTTACCAAAAGAAACTCGGCGCCGACGTGGAAGTCTCCG CTAGCTTCGGTATTCCCGCTCTGGCTTCTGCCGAATTCTCTGCGAGTGCTG GTTACAAGAAGGAGGAGTCGAACTCGAAGATAGAGAAAAACGTGTTCATGGAGTCCTGGAAGATCTGCAACTATGGATCAGCGCGCTACCGAGATGAACTCAACGCCAAGTATGATCTAACAGATGGAGTCATTGCAGATGGCTGTAAGCTCGGCACAGGAAAATCGGATGATTCGCATAAGAATTTCATCTCGAAGTGGGGGACG CATATCATCATTGAGGCAAAGCTTGGAACTAAGAACATGGAGCGCACGAAAACATCACTTGGAGAAGTGGTGAGCTTTGCTATGAAAGAT GTGAGTGGCGGAGTCAGTGCTGGTGGGTCCTACCAAGGAGTTGGAGCGTCGCTATCGGTGTCGGCTAGCAAGTTAACTAAGAATGCTAAGTTCAGCTCGTTCGCAAAAGGCAAAAAGGAGACATTAAACAGAGGATCAAAG GATAGACCAGCGCCCATTAGTATGAAACTCATAGGGATCCATTCGATATTTGTACCACATTTCTGGAAGAACGCCCCGTGCAAACCGTCTGATGCTACTATCACAAAGATACAGGCTAACGTCAAGAAAGCCTTGGAAAACTACAACATCTTTCTTAATGTATTTCCTCCGACAG AGGACAAGAACAATCTGAGAGTAGCGTTAACTTGGCCAAAGGGTCGCTATGTGTTACCTGAGACAAACAAAGGATGTCCTCAAACTAGCTGGGCGAAGGGAAGTCGTGTGCAGGACACGGGCAATAAGAACAT GTTCCCATCGAATAACCACTGGCCAACCGGTACCCTTTCCAAGGCACAGATCACCCAGTCATTTTGCACCAAGAGTAACACGAAAGGGACATTGCTGTGGCCTGCTGGATCTTACTGCATCATCAAGGCGAAGGCGTTATCCTGTCCTGAAG GGTTTGACGAAGGCTCGATCTCATGGGACGACAAGGGTAGCCTTTCAGACAACACGGCCAAGATAAAAGGCCAGATGCCTAGTGGGGATTTTGGCAAGAACACCAAAGTTGACTATTGCTGCCGAGAAGATAGTCTTGCTTCCAAAGCCATCTTTCTACCAACCGATTCTCCTTTCTACCTGATGGCAAAAAGCAATAACTGTCAGAAGGTGGATAACTTAAAAGTTACCCCGGAGGTCATACAATGGGATGAGGAGAGCTTGATGAATAAAAGTGATCGGTCCGGTTCCTACCCATACGATGCTTCGGTGAATGCAAAGGGCAAACATCACAAGCTTACCTTTTGCTATTACGGCAAATACTAG
- the LOC135483656 gene encoding uncharacterized protein LOC135483656, with amino-acid sequence MSIKLFLLLALAAVGALAQDINELEFTLDGRRYTETVVDGEDFQVVVVPKQGIADHTMVMHDFETRLTAFKDLTTRRCIVIPMDHMLLRVRGLIFKDRRSASEDVPSNRNIMLDVDGDMMEDIDTEAGDKIAELCQGFPAFWARISKEKSTFKMSGRRFRRWGFSASASASTNGKSASASGNVSGGSNGANSGSKSSSGSNGGSSESSGSAN; translated from the exons ATG TCTATCAAGTTGTTCCTCCTCCTGGCCCTTGCGGCTGTCGGCGCTTTGGCACAAGATATCAACGAGCTCGAGTTCACGTTGGACGGCAGACGATACACGGAGACTGTGGTTGACGGAGAAGACTTTCAGGTGGTGGTTGTACCCAAACAAGGCATCGCGGACCACACAATGGTCATGCACGATTTCGAGACG AGACTGACTGCCTTCAAAGACCTGACTACCAGACGTTGCATTGTCATCCCCATGGACCACATGCTTCTCAGAGTCCGAGGACTAATCTTCAAGGACAGGAGATCAGCTAGCGAG GATGTGCCATCAAACCGCAACATCATGTTGGACGTCGACGGAGACATGATGGAAGACATCGACACTGAAGCTGGTGATAAGATTGCTGAGCTGTGCCAAGGTTTCCCCGCCTTCTGGGCAAGAATCTCAAAGGAGAAGAGCACTTTCAAGATGTCTGGCAGGCGGTTCAGACGCTGGGGCTTCTCCGCTAGTGCGTCAGCCTCTACCAATGGGAAAAGCGCCAGTGCGTCGGGGAACGTGAGTGGTGGTTCCAACGGTGCCAACAGCGGCTCAAAGTCGAGCAGTGGGTCAAACGGCGGCAGCAGTGAATCATCTGGAAGCGCCAACTAG
- the LOC135482599 gene encoding DNA oxidative demethylase ALKBH2-like isoform X2: protein MDKFLTRSSRKRPGEEYQSKDKLAVSKLTRTGHSSEKIKEEGEIEASLNSSDFVTKIKAELSPKTERSTTCTDTVKCPGEHEEALALSVKKEDPLSWRKIKAENLDLDYCKLYGQRQADKLFIRCEKELEYNTGQLGKVAHGERGLNYTFSGNTIPARPWTPLLLDIKDRISRVTGHEYNFVLINRYNDGKDHMGEHRDDEKDLVKTAPIASLTLGQSRDFIFKHCEARGKNAERKIDPVKVVLEHGCLLMMNHPTNTYWYHALPVRKGVKNVRINMTFRKMAID from the exons ATGGACAAATTCCTCACCCGATCTTCCCGCAAACGTCCTGGCGAGGAATATCAATCTAAAGATAAACTTGCAGTTAGCAAGTTGACGAGAACCGGACACAGTTCAGAGAAAATCAAGGAAGAAGGAGAAATAGAAGCGAGTTTGAATTCTTCCGATTTCGTCACtaaaattaaagctgaactgtctccAAAAACTGAGCGCTCCACCACCTGCACTGACACTGTTAAATGCCCTGGTGAACACGAAGAAGCATTGGCTCTATCTGTCAAGAAAGAGGATCCACTGAGCTGGAGGAAAATAAAGGCTGAGAATCTGGACCTGGACTATTGCAAACTTTACGGACAAAGACAAGCAGATAAACTTTTCATTCGATGCGAGAAGGAACTAGAATACAATACTGGGCAGCTTGGAAAG GTAGCCCATGGAGAGAGAGGTTTAAACTACACCTTTTCAGGCAATACTATTCCAGCAAGACCATGGACACCCCTCCTCCTTGACATAAAGGATCGAATCTCCAGAGTTACTGGACATGAATATAACTTTGTGTTGATTAATAG GTACAATGATGGGAAAGACCACATGGGAGAACATCGCGATGATGAAAAAGATCTGGTTAAGACGGCACCAATTGCATCACTAACCCTTGGCCAATCACGCGACTTTATCTTCAAACATTGCGAAGCACGTGGAAAGAATGCCGAACGGAAGATTGATCCTGTAAAAGTTGTGCTTGAACACGGTTGTCTATTAATGATGAATCATCCTACAAATACTTATTGGTATCATGCGCTACCTGTCCGCAAGGGCGTAAAGAATGTTCGGATTAACATGACATTTAGGAAAATGGCTATTGATTGA
- the LOC135482599 gene encoding DNA oxidative demethylase ALKBH2-like isoform X1, with the protein MDKFLTRSSRKRPGEEYQSKDKLAVSKLTRTGHSSEKIKEEGEIEASLNSSDFVTKIKAELSPKTERSTTCTDTVKCPGEHEEALALSVKKEDPLSWRKIKAENLDLDYCKLYGQRQADKLFIRCEKELEYNTGQLGKVKIFGQWHDIPRKQVAHGERGLNYTFSGNTIPARPWTPLLLDIKDRISRVTGHEYNFVLINRYNDGKDHMGEHRDDEKDLVKTAPIASLTLGQSRDFIFKHCEARGKNAERKIDPVKVVLEHGCLLMMNHPTNTYWYHALPVRKGVKNVRINMTFRKMAID; encoded by the exons ATGGACAAATTCCTCACCCGATCTTCCCGCAAACGTCCTGGCGAGGAATATCAATCTAAAGATAAACTTGCAGTTAGCAAGTTGACGAGAACCGGACACAGTTCAGAGAAAATCAAGGAAGAAGGAGAAATAGAAGCGAGTTTGAATTCTTCCGATTTCGTCACtaaaattaaagctgaactgtctccAAAAACTGAGCGCTCCACCACCTGCACTGACACTGTTAAATGCCCTGGTGAACACGAAGAAGCATTGGCTCTATCTGTCAAGAAAGAGGATCCACTGAGCTGGAGGAAAATAAAGGCTGAGAATCTGGACCTGGACTATTGCAAACTTTACGGACAAAGACAAGCAGATAAACTTTTCATTCGATGCGAGAAGGAACTAGAATACAATACTGGGCAGCTTGGAAAGGTGAAGATATTTGGCCAGTGGCATGACATCCCAAGAAAACAA GTAGCCCATGGAGAGAGAGGTTTAAACTACACCTTTTCAGGCAATACTATTCCAGCAAGACCATGGACACCCCTCCTCCTTGACATAAAGGATCGAATCTCCAGAGTTACTGGACATGAATATAACTTTGTGTTGATTAATAG GTACAATGATGGGAAAGACCACATGGGAGAACATCGCGATGATGAAAAAGATCTGGTTAAGACGGCACCAATTGCATCACTAACCCTTGGCCAATCACGCGACTTTATCTTCAAACATTGCGAAGCACGTGGAAAGAATGCCGAACGGAAGATTGATCCTGTAAAAGTTGTGCTTGAACACGGTTGTCTATTAATGATGAATCATCCTACAAATACTTATTGGTATCATGCGCTACCTGTCCGCAAGGGCGTAAAGAATGTTCGGATTAACATGACATTTAGGAAAATGGCTATTGATTGA